The proteins below are encoded in one region of Hordeum vulgare subsp. vulgare chromosome 3H, MorexV3_pseudomolecules_assembly, whole genome shotgun sequence:
- the LOC123445619 gene encoding MAR-binding filament-like protein 1, with amino-acid sequence MESSGLRKRVADMMDGSKYKPKGYGMASAGQRLPCALLLLLVLAAGALSVVVMHKVREQRAFAVVLKERDVQAVSLRILLQKEKAYGKETKRKAEEMKATMSSLRTQKTDLKTKLKALEATTTILKNTQKELEASLKERESRISQMEGKAANLHSTRKALETSLKERENRIKQMQDKVTSLEKTMKEQELSLKARDSRIRQLEEKATAEPHPDQMAALMEILQRKEAELEEIKTRFQDNRTTDRKVVSRKSTLARTNPTTPAVVVAEKVTNSSRNSTIRAGSEEKRAGNTTVTESKLQKPKTRSLEEKQVKLAVTGNTQVDDLQEQDTDFLDMDDIYGDSHAKKSELARRNKKVLTDSDVENQKSGHPLDQQDGHHIRYNKLLEKENIKTDETKKKSNTVGHLEKISKDSLSDVNLEGAVQGMAGAAGVKPKVPVNDDLQQNKKPKNKKSKSKKKMMMDTATVNGDGEVAKGR; translated from the exons ATGGAATCGAGCGGTCTGAGGAAGAGAGTAGCCGATATGATGGATGGGAGCAAGTACAAGCCAAAAGGCTATGGGATGGCCAGCGCCGGCCAGAGGCTCCCATgtgcgctgctgctgctgctggtcctCGCAGCCGGAGCATTGAGCGTCGTCGTCATGCACAAGGTTAGGGAGCAGCGCGCTTTTGCTGTGGTTCTCAAGGAACGTGATGTGCAGGCCGTCTCCCTACggatcctcctccag AAAGAgaaggcatacggcaaagagacGAAGAGGAAGGCGGAAGAAATGAAGGCCACAATGTCTTCCCTGAGAACACAGAAGACAGACCTGAAAACAAAGCTCAAGGCACTGGAAGCCACAACCACAATCCTCAAGAACACGCAAAAAGAACTCGAAGCATCTCTCAAGGAGAGAGAAAGCCGCATCAGCCAAATGGAAGGGAAAGCCGCAAATCTTCACAGCACCCGGAAAGCACTAGAAACATCTCTCAAGGAACGAGAGAACCGCATCAAGCAAATGCAAGATAAAGTCACCAGTCTGGAGAAAACTATGAAAGAACAGGAGCTGTCTCTAAAGGCGAGGGACAGCCGCATCAGGCAACTGGAAGAGAAAGCCACCGCAGAACCGCATCCTGACCAGATGGCAGCTCTCATGGAAATCCTGCAGCGGAAGGAAGCCGAGCTCGAGGAGATCAAGACCAGGTTCCAGGACAACAGGACTACAGACAGAAAGGTCGTAAGTAGAAAGAGCACTCTGGCACGAACGAACCCAACAACACCTGCCGTTGTAGTAGCAGAAAAGGTTACAAACTCCAGCAGGAATAGTACTATACGTGCTGGATCAGAAGAGAAGAGAGCTGGCAACACCACAGTGACAGAAAGTAAACTTCAGAAACCGAAGACCAGATCTTTAGAAGAAAAGCAAGTGAAGCTCGCAGTCACAGGCAACACACAAGTTGATGATTTGCAAGAGCAAGACACCGATTTCTTAGATATGGATGATATTTATGGAGACAGCCATGCCAAGAAGTCTGAACTTGCTCGGCGGAACAAGAAGGTTTTGACCGACAGTGATGTCGAAAACCAAAAGTCAGGGCATCCCCTGGACCAGCAGGACGGCCATCATATCAGATACAACAAGCTGCTTGAGAAGGAAAACATCAAAACAGATGAAACCAAGAAGAAGAGCAATACCGTTGGGCACTTGGAAAAGATCTCCAAAGACAGCTTAAGCGATGTCAACCTAGAAGGAGCGGTACAAGGGATGGCTGGTGCTGCTGGTGTGAAGCCCAAGGTGCCTGTAAATGATGATTTGCAGCAAAACAAGAAGCCGAAGAACAAAAAGTCCAAAtccaagaagaagatgatgatggatACTGCAACTGTTAATGGTGATGGAGAAGTTGCAAAAGGGAGGTAG